From one Dermacentor variabilis isolate Ectoservices chromosome 3, ASM5094787v1, whole genome shotgun sequence genomic stretch:
- the LOC142574911 gene encoding uncharacterized protein LOC142574911, which translates to MSSAGNSASALGRGSHQPSSTDSGNYKVVLPRLPTGNTVLNSVFLHADLAGRPYRAPDFRDALLSVLNATDILGAGQYEMSHLWLVTCVNSIAKQKLVDKGELLVKGLKCLVIDPECKNIKMKLLWLPPHLEQRRIVEALEPYGTVQSITREMWRCDGMEGWQMTNRDVAFTLKDGVSASNLPHLLSIYGHQCLILVPGRPPLCLRCNRVGHIRRQCRTPRCSNCHRYGHPADACVGTYADKLRGNRPAEDDTITDHLMDVTEVVDATGETLPETHRQEQIKPSSADISLSQKPASEDETKAPDDEPSVSWAESPPVQDRPPSVESGSMCEAAKKRPAPSDNSSPSGKEARVPKVSKLTKPLRGTPTPADVPCVNVHHKAHCASPHQEGSGAPLEQCLDAAPT; encoded by the coding sequence ATGAGCTccgctggaaacagcgcatcggCCCTTGGCCGAGGATCACACCAACCGTCATCTACCGATTCCGGTAATTATAAAGTCGTTCTTCCTCGTCTACCGACTGGCAACACCGTCCTCAATTCAGTCttcctgcatgctgacctggCAGGGCGGCCGTATCGAGCCCCGGACTTTCGCGATGCTCTCCTGTCAGTGCTAAATGCAACTGACATACTCGGCGCTGGACAATACGAGATGAGCCATTTGTGGTTGGTGACATGCGTTAATAGCATCGCGAAACAGAAACTTGTCGACAAAGGCgagttgttggtgaagggcctcaagtgccttgtcattgaccctgaatgcaagaatatcaagatgaagcttctttggcttcccCCACACCTCGAACAGAGACGGATTGTTGAAGCGCTAGAGCCATATGGCACAGTGCAGTCCATCACGAGAGAAATGTGGCGGTGTGACGGCATGGAGGGCTGGCAAATGACTAACCGAGACGTGGCGTTCACATTGAAAGATGGCGTTTCTGCCAGTAATCTGCCACATCTGTTGAGCATATATGGCCACCAGTGCCTTATCTTGGTACCTGGCCGACCACCACTTTGCCTCCGGTGCAACAGAGTTGGGCATATCCGGCGACAATGTCGAACACCACGCTGCAGTAACTGTCACCGCTACGGTCACCCTGCAGATGCATGCGTCGGAACCTACGCTGACAAGCTTCGTGGGAATAGACCAGCTGAGGATGATACCATCACCGATCATCTCATGGACGTGACCGAAGTTGTGGATGCAACTGGAGAAACACTCCCTGAGACTCATCGACAAGAACAGATTAAGCCGTCATCGGCTGACATTAGCCTCAGCCAGAAGCCTGCGAGCGAGGATGAGACGAAGGCGCCTGACGACGAACCATCTGTGTCATGGGCAGAATCgccaccagttcaagatcgcccACCGTCAGTGGAATCTGGATCGATGTGCGAGGCCGCTAAGAAGCGTCCAGCGCCATCTGACAATTCATCGCCCTCGGGAAAAGAGGCTCGCGTTCCCAAGGTGTCAAAGTTGACAAAACCGCTCCGGGGAACGCCTACTCCTGCAGATGTCCCGTGTGTTAACGTGCACCATAAGGCCCATTGTGCATCACCTCATCAAGAAGGGAGTGGTGCACCTCTGGAGCAGTGTTTAGACGCTGCACCTACATAG